One genomic window of Oryctolagus cuniculus chromosome 11, mOryCun1.1, whole genome shotgun sequence includes the following:
- the MCTS2 gene encoding malignant T-cell-amplified sequence 2, translating into MFKKFDEKENVSNCIQLKTSVIKGIKNQLIEQFPGIEPWLNQIVPKKDPVRIVRCHEHTEILSVNGELLFFRQRKGPFYPTLRLLHKYPFILPHQQVDKGAIKFVLSGANIMCPGLTSPGARLCPAAADTIVAVMAEGKQHALCVGVMRLSAEDVGRVNKGIGIENIHYLNDGLWHMKTYK; encoded by the coding sequence ATGTTCAAGAAATTTGATGAGAAGGAGAACGTGTCCAACTGTATCCAGTTGAAAACTTCGGTCATTAAGGGTATTAAGAACCAACTGATAGAGCAGTTTCCAGGTATTGAGCCGTGGCTTAATCAAATCGTGCCCAAGAAAGATCCTGTTAGAATAGTCCGATGCCATGAACATACGGAAATCCTTTCAGTAAATGGAGAATTGCTGTTTTTTAGACAAAGAAAGGGGCCTTTTTATCCAACCTTGAGATTACTTCACAAATATCCTTTCATCCTGCCACACCAGCAGGTTGATAAAGGAGCCATCAAGTTTGTACTCAGCGGAGCAAACATTATGTGTCCGGGGCTGACTTCCCCTGGAGCCAGGCTCTGCCCCGCGGCCGCGGACACCATCGTCGCGGTCATGGCGGAAGGGAAGCAGCACGCTCTGTGTGTCGGGGTCATGCGGCTGTCTGCGGAGGACGTCGGCCGAGTCAACAAAGGGATCGGCATCGAAAACATCCACTACCTGAATGACGGGCTGTGGCACATGAAGACGTACAAGTGA